In Halictus rubicundus isolate RS-2024b unplaced genomic scaffold, iyHalRubi1_principal scaffold0118, whole genome shotgun sequence, the following proteins share a genomic window:
- the LOC143363757 gene encoding uncharacterized protein LOC143363757 has protein sequence MAPTSLRKLIALQNSRSAEIELTSSRLRERSRDSLNSNIISSRVNSLTEIWSKARATHEEIVVREDALNDVYITENVFARLQATYEDALDFLLTTRSELDSSSSNTGTSNTASVINDDTRPAKLPKLDLPTFAGRYEDWENFCDLFTTLVHNAPRLSDATKLQYLKSCLKDSAADLVKDVTTTNANYATTWRALKARFHNPRLIVYSHLRALMNLSHMKRESAGEMRLLADESQRIVRALSNLKMPVDHWDVWLVYIVASRLDPDSRKAWETELSKKDRQVILNYDGNSTEEDALGRFPRFSDLTEFLENRAQTLCMLTSEQGDNVKKAILSKPISGSRKVFHASTSFSTDGKFKCVICSGPHRIFKCNKFKAKNVSERRAEVLRLRLCFNCLGAHRVANCSFSTRCSSCKGRHHSLLHSDKVFTSFTKNSIPESKSSNSDESKTGVSAKVSRVHVHTANVISRKRSVLLATAQIMLIGPQGSRTRVRALLDQGSEASFVSSFITNLLGLEKRRVNMSLAGLGASSAGTAKGATQLIFQSVVDPSTKFEVNAFVLSKLTSQLPTRRLMEIDIGMFADLSLADPLFYVPDSVDIILGADVYGQLLKSGLKRFSDSSLVAQDTALGWIISGTVSADISRRAETSEHLQAYHSVWEDDLDISLQRFWILEELPPIIATLDSKDDACERLFRDTHFRDTNGRYVVRLPFNSDPPEVGVETRFMALKCLASIHRRFDRDPDLAIAYRKFMSVYEDLGHMERVSFNEINNSKAWYFPHHAVVRSKIRVVFDASRKNKGGRCPNDFLMKGPALQRDLCLILLNWRRYQFVFTTDVVKMFLTYGTACAPYLAIRTHQQVAIDEGARFPLGAACLNSNTYVDDIFAGADDLSDALKTRQELVDMLRTAGIELDKWAANHNDLLPTKSSQYENIDQKSIADDELVKALGIRWNPTSDEFSFVAVNFEELVKAMTKRTVLSNIARLFDPLGWLAPITVTAKILMQDLWIVKCDWDETLPIDLRERWLQYCSSLSELSKLTINRWLGASLNSHAQIHGFSDASSRAFAAVVYIRMIDDNNRVHVSLLTAKCKVSPVKTVSIPNLELCGAVLLVKLLRYVKGLEFLQGFPMFAWTDSQIVLTWLRNHPCSWKTFVANRVSYIQTELPNVIWAHVPTRENPADLATRGCKPSKLINCNLWWNGPDWLVKIDEHWPKMASSPQVLHVDQIVSEPELFCRFSSFSLLIRVVAYCLRPFNVLKRRKSSLTPLPVYLTAIELNEARNVVFRLAQNHAFASEIELLSHGKPLPKRNGLCSLNPMYDETDRLLRVGGRLGNSSLPHEKKHPLILPRDSTLSRLLVRYAHRKCFHGGPTLTSNIVMQYAWILGRNRLVKTAIRNCIVCQRNKPRLAHQMMGNLPVSRVTPARPFSTSGLDYAGPFQIKSSKGRGHKSYKGYIVLFICFASRAIHLEAVSDLTTKIFLAAYKRFASRRGICTNLFSDNATTFQAADKELQSMFKSGSEFYKSVAASLANDGTSWTFIPANSPHYGGLWEAGVRSVKYHLKRVLGDRILTFEEFSTVLAEIELCLNSRPICPLNSDIDDLRVLTPAHFLIGEIPGLIPDKDYSNVPENCLERFHLLQAIRNDFWKRWSSEYIQHLQERSKWRGQTKNFAIGQLVLLRDDRYPPSKWPLGRVIEVHPGSDGLVRVVTVKTATSNLRRHIARLCPLFIQHSSEKSNESTCGDKDS, from the exons ATGGCTCCTACGTCGTTACGAAAGCTCATTGCGCTACAGAATTCTCGCTCAGCGGAAATTGAATTGACCAGTAGTCGATTGCGAGAGAGATCTCGCGATAGTTTGAATTCAAACATTATTTCATCACGAGTCAATTCACTGACTGAGATTTGGAGCAAGGCGCGTGCCACACATGAAGAAATTGTCGTCCGAGAGGATGCCCTGAACGATGTCTACATCACGGAAAATGTGTTTGCTCGTCTACAAGCAACATACGAGGACGCGCTTGATTTTCTTCTCACCACAAGGTCAGAATTAGACAGCAGTTCAAGTAATACCGGAACTTCAAATACCGCTTCTGTAATCAATGATGATACACGCCCCGCGAAgttaccaaaattagatttaccGACATTTGCGGGTCGTTACGAGGATTGGGAGAATTTTTGCGATCTGTTTACTACCCTAGTTCATAATGCGCCGCGTTTATCTGACGCCACGAAATTGCAATATCTTAAAAGTTGTTTGAAAGATTCTGCCGCGGATCTTGTGAAGGATGTTACCACTACCAACGCGAATTATGCGACGACTTGGCGGGCTTTGAAGGCGCGTTTTCATAATCCCAGATTAATAGTTTACAGTCATTTGCGAGCGTTAATGAATCTTTCTCATATGAAAAGGGAGTCTGCGGGTGAAATGCGTTTGCTTGCGGACGAATCTCAGCGTATTGTGCGTGCGttatcgaatttgaaaatgccAGTTGATCATTGGGATGTTTGGTTAGTGTATATAGTAGCTTCACGTCTGGATCCCGATTCGCGAAAGGCTTGGGAAACAGAGTTAAGTAAGAAGGATCGTCAGGTAATTTTAAATTATGATGGGAACTCGACCGAGGAGGATGCTCTCGGTAGATTTCCAAGGTTTTCCGATTTAACTGAGTTTTTAGAGAATCGTGCACAGACACTCTGTATGCTCACTTCTGAACAGGGTGATAATGTCAAGAAAGCAATTTTATCTAAACCAATATCAGGATCTCGAAAGGTATTTCATGCGTCTACGTCGTTTTCAACAGACGGTAaatttaaatgtgtgatatgTTCTGGTCCCCATCGCATTTTTaagtgcaataaattcaaagcaAAGAATGTTTCTGAACGTCGCGCTGAAGTACTTCGCTTGCGGCTTTGTTTTAATTGTCTCGGTGCTCATAGAGTTGCTAATTGCTCTTTTTCTACTAGATGTTCGAGCTGTAAGGGAAGGCATCATTCTTTGCTCCATTCTGACAAAGTTTTCACCAGCTTTACTAAGAATTCAATTCCGGAATCGAAATCAAGCAATTCGGACGAGTCTAAGACTGGAGTGTCAGCAAAGGTCTCGAGAGTACATGTGCATACTGCGAATGTGATATCTCGTAAGCGTTCAGTTTTATTAGCGACTGCTCAGATAATGCTGATAGGGCCACAAGGTTCACGGACACGTGTTCGAGCTTTGCTTGATCAAGGTTCGGAGGCTTCGTTTGTTTCCAGTTTTATCACGAATCTTTTAGGATTAGAGAAACGTCGCGTCAATATGTCGTTGGCCGGGCTCGGAGCCAGTTCAGCAGGAACAGCTAAGGGTGCAACGCAGCTAATATTTCAGTCTGTTGTCGATCCGTCAACTAAGTTTGAAGTCAATGCCTTTGTTTTGTCAAAATTAACGTCGCAGCTTCCAACACGTAGGTTAATGGAGATCGATATTGGAATGTTTGCTGATTTATCTTTGGCAGATCCATTGTTCTATGTTCCTGATTCTGTAGATATTATTTTAGGCGCAGATGTTTACGGACAGCTATTGAAGTCAGGGTTGAAAAGATTTTCTGATTCATCTTTAGTTGCCCAAGATACAGCGTTAGGCTGGATAATTTCCGGTACAGTGTCCGCGGATATTTCACGGCGGGCGGAAACTTCTGAGCATCTTCAGGCGTATCACAGTGTTTGGGAAGACGACTTAGATATATCGTTACAACGTTTTTGGATCCTCGAAGAGTTACCACCAATAATTGCGACTCTTGATTCTAAAGATGATGCTTGCGAAAGATTGTTTAGGGATACACACTTTCGAGATACCAATGGACGTTATGTTGTACGTCTGCCTTTCAATTCAGATCCTCCAGAAGTCGGAGTCGAGACTCGATTTATGGCTTTGAAATGTTTAGCTTCAATTCATCGACGTTTTGATCGTGATCCTGACTTAGCAATCGCTTATCGGAAGTTTATGAGCGTTTATGAGGATCTTGGTCACATGGAACGCGTCTCgtttaatgaaattaacaaCTCGAAGGCGTGGTATTTTCCGCATCATGCGGTGGTGCGATCAAAGATCCGGGTTGTTTTTGACGCATCTCGGAAGAATAAAGGAGGACGTTGTCCAAACGATTTCCTTATGAAAGGCCCTGCTCTTCAACGCGATTTATgtctaattttattgaattggcGTCGATACCAGTTCGTATTCACGACCGATGTTGTTAAGATGTTTC TGACTTATGGCACAGCATGTGCTCCTTACCTTGCGATTCGCACACATCAGCAAGTAGCAATCGATGAGGGTGCTCGATTTCCACTCGGTGCTGCTTGCCTAAATTCTAATACGTATGTAGACGATATATTTGCCGGAGCAGATGATCTCTCTGATGCGTTGAAAACGCGTCAAGAACTAGTCGATATGTTACGTACAGCAGGAATTGAACTCGACAAGTGGGCCGCGAATCATAATGATTTGTTGCCTACGAAATCTTCGCAATATGAGAACATTGACCAAAAAAGCATCGCAGATGACGAATTAGTGAAAGCTCTAGGTATTCGTTGGAATCCAACGTCTGATGAATTCAGTTTTGTCGCTGTAAATTTCGAAGAGCTGGTTAAAGCAATGACGAAACGAACTGTTTTATCAAACATCGCGCGTTTATTTGATCCTTTGGGGTGGCTCGCGCCGATAACAGTTACAGCTAAAATTTTAATGCAAGATCTTTGGATTGTAAAATGCGATTGGGACGAGACGTTACCTATAGACCTTCGAGAACGATGGCTCCAGTATTGCAGTTCGCTTTCTGAGCTATCGAAGTTAACCATTAACCGATGGTTAGGTGCATCTTTAAATTCACATGCACAGATTCACGGATTTTCTGACGCTTCATCGCGGGCTTTCGCTGCAGTTGTCTATATTCGAATGATTGACGATAACAATCGCGTACATGTTTCTTTGTTAACTGCAAAATGCAAGGTATCACCTGTCAAAACTGTGAGCATACCGAATCTTGAGTTGTGCGGGGCAGTGTTGCTCGTAAAACTTTTGCGTTATGTAAAAGGTTTGGAATTTTTGCAAGGTTTCCCAATGTTTGCGTGGACCGATAGTCAAATTGTTTTGACTTGGCTTCGAAACCATCCGTGTAGCTGGAAGACCTTTGTTGCGAATCGGGTATCCTATATCCAGACTGAATTACCTAATGTTATTTGGGCACATGTACCGACTCGTGAGAATCCGGCAGATTTGGCGACACGAGGTTGTAAACCCTCTAAGTTGATCAATTGTAATTTATGGTGGAACGGGCCTGATTGGTTAGTGAAGATTGACGAGCATTGGCCCAAGATGGCATCGTCTCCTCAAGTATTACATGTTGATCAAATTGTGAgcgaaccagaacttttctgtagATTTTCCTCCTTTTCTCTGTTAATTCGTGTTGTAGCATATTGTTTACGTCCATTCAATGTTCTTAAGAGACGCAAAAGTAGTTTAACTCCATTGCCTGTTTATCTCACAGCCATAGAATTGAACGAGGCCCGAAATGTTGTGTTTAGATTAGCTCAAAATCACGCATTTGCATCAGAAATTGAACTCTTATCACATGGGAAGCCGTTACCTAAACGCAACGGTTTATGTAGTTTAAATCCGATGTATGATGAGACGGATCGTTTATTACGGGTAGGAGGTCGTCTTGGAAATTCAAGTTTACCTCACGAAAAGAAACATCCGCTGATTTTGCCGCGAGATTCGACACTTAGTCGCTTATTAGTACGGTACGCGCATCGGAAATGTTTTCACGGGGGACCAACACTTACTTCTAATATTGTGATGCAATATGCGTGGATTTTGGGTCGAAATCGTTTAGTTAAGACTGCGATCAGGAACTGTATAGTTTGTCAACGCAACAAACCACGTCTAGCTCATCAGATGATGGGTAATTTGCCTGTCTCACGAGTGACTCCGGCTCGACCATTTTCGACGTCAGGTCTAGATTATGCCGGTCCCTTTCAAATTAAAAGCTCTAAGGGTCGAGGGCATAAATCTTATAAGGGATATATAGTGCTCTTTATCTGTTTTGCGTCGCGAGCGATACATCTTGAAGCGGTTAGCGATCTTACAACTAAGATTTTTCTCGCCGCTTATAAACGTTTTGCGAGTAGACGCGGAATTTGTACGAATCTTTTTTCTGACAATGCAACTACTTTTCAAGCTGCTGATAAAGAGTTGCAAAGTATGTTTAAATCAGgttctgaattttataaaagcGTTGCTGCGTCTCTTGCGAATGATGGAACATCTTGGACATTTATTCCAGCGAATTCTCCTCATTACGGAGGTTTGTGGGAGGCTGGAGTAAGATCTGTGAAGTATCATCTCAAGCGTGTCCTCGGTGATAGAATATTAACTTTCGAAGAGTTTTCTACAGTGCTCGCCGAAATAGAATTGTGTCTAAACTCACGTCCAATATGtcctttaaattctgatattgaCGATTTACGGGTTTTGACACCTGCACATTTTTTGATCGGCGAAATTCCTGGTTTAATTCCTGATAAAGATTATTCCAATGTACCGGAAAACTGTTTAGAACGTTTTCATCTGCTTCAAGccattcgaaatgatttttggaaGCGGTGGTCATCAGAATATATACAACATTTGCAAGAGCGTTCAAAATGGCGAGGTCAAACTAAGAATTTTGCAATTGGACAATTAGTTTTATTACGCGATGATCGTTATCCGCCTTCGAAATGGCCTTTGGGACGTGTGATAGAGGTTCATCCCGGTTCAGACGGGTTAGTTAGAGTCGTCACCGTTAAAACGGCTACGTCAAATTTGCGACGACATATCGCACGCCTGTGTCCTCTTTTTATTCAACACAGTTCCGAAAAGTCGAACGAATCGACTTGTGGGGACAAAGACAGTTGA